Proteins from one Drosophila gunungcola strain Sukarami chromosome 3R, Dgunungcola_SK_2, whole genome shotgun sequence genomic window:
- the LOC128266159 gene encoding ubiquitin-conjugating enzyme E2 J2, translated as MSSSSASGGRKQPTAVSRMKQDYMRLKRDPLPYITAEPLPNNILEWHYCVKGPEDSPYYGGYYHGTLLFPREFPFKPPSIYMLTPNGRFKTNTRLCLSISDFHPDTWNPTWCVGTILTGLLSFMLESTPTLGSIESSNYDKQMFAQKSLAFNLRNTNFCELFPDVVDEIKQRLQGTQAAAAAGGIASTSSGAKRSNGLANGAALASADGSLAAGGLANPQNAADAIDGGAGGQADLASGGGASALQNSARNSYLNWQSVYSNLVIIICFAIFALIVNYVIKNLNQE; from the exons aTGTCCTCGTCGTCGGCGTCCGGCGGTCGAAAGCAGCCCACTGCCGTGTCCCGGATGAAGCAGGACTACATGCGGCTCAAGCGGGATCCCCTGCCCTACATCACCGCTGAGCCGCTGCCCAACAACATCCTCGAGTGGCACTACTGCGTCAAGGGTCCGGAAGACTCGCCCTACTACGGCGGCTACTACCACGGCACCCTGCTATTCCCGCGCGAATTCCCCTTCAAGCCGCCCTCCATCTACATGCTGACGCCGAACGGACGCTTCAAAACCAACACGAGACTGTGCTTGAGCATATCAG actTTCATCCGGACACTTGGAACCCCACCTGGTGCGTGGGCACTATTCTTACTGGTCTGCTGAGCTTCATG CTCGAGAGTACACCCACACTCGGGTCCATTGAGTCGTCGAACTATGACAAGCAAATGTTTGCTCAAAAATCGCTAGCATTTAACCTGCGCAACACCAACTTCTGTGAGCTGTTTCCCGACGTGGTCGATGAGATCAAGCAGCGATTGCAGGGTACCCAGGCGGCGGCTGCGGCGGGAGGTATTGCGTCTACCTCGAGCGGAGCAAAGCGGTCCAACGGGCTGGCCAATGGCGCGGCCTTGGCATCGGCGGATGGCAGTCTGGCGGCGGGTGGCTTGGCCAATCCACAGAATGCAGCGGACGCAATCGATGGTGGTGCGGGGGGTCAGGCGGATTTGGCCAGTGGCGGCGGAGCGTCGGCACTGCAGAACAGTGCACGGAATTCCTATTTAAACTGGCAGTCCGTCTATTCAAACCTGGTGATCATCATCTGCTTTGCGATATTTGCCCTCATTGTTAATTACGTGATCAAGAACCTGAATCAGGAATAG
- the LOC128260662 gene encoding pyrroline-5-carboxylate reductase 3: MSTIGKIGFLGGGNMAKALAKGFLAAGLAKPSTLIASVHPADKLSLQSFQALGVETVVKNAPVVQQSDVVFVSVKPQVVPSVLSEIQPISSGKLFLSVAMGITLSTIESSLSQQARVIRVMPNLPAVVCSGCSVFVRGSQATDADAEVTQKLLQSVGTCEAVDESQLDVVTALSGSGPAYVFVMIEALADGAVHMGMPRDLAYRLASQTVLGAGQMVRDSGLHPGQLKDGVTSPAGSTAAALRQLELSGFRAAVSGAVEQATLRCRQISGKKA, translated from the exons ATGTCGACGATCGGAAAGATCGGATTCCTGGGCGGTGGCAATATGGCCAAAGCCTTGGCCAAGGGGTTCCTGGCAGCCG GTTTGGCCAAACCCAGCACTCTGATAGCTAGTGTGCATCCGGCGGATAAGCTCTCCCTGCAGTCCTTTCAAGCCCTGGGAGTGGAAACAGTGGTTAAGAATGCACCTGTTGTGCAACAATCAGATGTGGTCTTTGTGTCCGTGAAACCCCAAGTGGTGCCCTCGGTTCTATCGGAGATTCAACCAATCAGCTCCGGCAAACTATTCCTCTCCGTGGCCATGGGCATCACCCTGTCCACCATCGAGTCCAGTCTTTCCCAGCAAGCTCGTGTGATCCGCGTGATGCCAAATCTGCCGGCAGTGGTATGTTCAGGCTGCTCGGTATTCGTTCGCGGATCCCAGGCCACCGATGCAGATGCAGAGGTCACTCAAAAGCTCCTGCAGTCCGTGGGCACTTGCGAGGCAGTAGATGAGTCCCAGTTGGATGTGGTCACTGCCCTAAGTGGCAGTGGACCTGCCTATGTGTTCGTGATGATTGAGGCTTTGGCTGACGGAGCCGTTCATATGGGAATGCCCAGGGATCTGGCCTACCGCCTGGCATCGCAAACCGTCCTGGGAGCTGGTCAGATGGTGCGAGACAGTGGACTGCATCCCGGACAGCTCAAAGACGGGGTCACTAGCCCGGCGGGCTCGACGGCGGCGGCACTCAGACAACTCGAGCTGTCAG GTTTTCGGGCAGCAGTGTCTGGAGCGGTGGAACAGGCAACGCTGCGATGCCGGCAAATCTCGGGCAAGAAGGCGTAG